From Saccopteryx leptura isolate mSacLep1 chromosome 3, mSacLep1_pri_phased_curated, whole genome shotgun sequence, one genomic window encodes:
- the MRPL19 gene encoding large ribosomal subunit protein bL19m yields MAASTASCCGTAMILTRGVGAARALLPAPTSVACWAQAGPGRQQSSGPSQSGGFQPPPKPVIVDKRLSQRRETRFLSPEFIPPRGRTDPMKFYIERKDMLERRKVLHIPEFYVGSILRVTTADPYANGKTSQFLGICIQRSGKGLGATFILRNTIEGQGVEICFELYNPRIQEIQVVKLEKRLDDSLLYLRDALPVYSTFDINMKPEVLESNQEVPVNQLKVKMKPKPWSKRWERPRFNVKGIRFDLCLTEEQLKEAQKWSQPWLEFDMMREYDTSTIEAAIWDEIEASKKS; encoded by the exons ATGGCGGCCTCTACTGCAAGCTGCTGTGGAACAGCAATGATCCTGACCCGGGGCGTTGGGGCCGCCAGGGCGCTGCTCCCCGCGCCGACCTCTGTTGCCTGCT GGGCCCAAGCGGGGCCGGGCCGGCAGCAGAGCAGTGGACCTTCCCAGTCCGGCGGGTTCCAGCCGCCCCCCAAGCCAGTCATCGTGGACAAGCGCCTCTCCCAGCGCCGGGAAACCAG gTTCTTGAGTCCTGAATTTATTCCTCCAAGAGGAAGAACAGATCCTATGAAATTTTACATAGAAAGAAAAGATAtgttagaaagaagaaaagtacTCCACATTCCAGAGTTCTATGTTG GAAGCATTCTTCGTGTTACTACTGCCGACCCATATGCCAATGGGAAAACCAGCCAGTTTCTGGGCATTTGCATCCAGAGATCAGGAAAAGGACTCGGAGCTACTTTTATCCTTAGAAATACTATTGAAGGACAAG GAGTTGAGATTTGCTTTGAACTTTATAATCCTAGAATCCAGGAGATCCAAGTGGTCAAATTGGAGAAACGGCTGGATGACAGCCTGCTATACTTACGAGATGCCCTTCCTGTGTACAGCACTTTTGATATTAATATGAAGCCAGAGGTACTAGAATCTAACCAAGAAGTTCCTGTGAATCAG cTGAAAGTGAAAATGAAGCCTAAGCCCTGGTCCAAGCGCTGGGAGCGGCCGAGGTTTAACGTTAAAGGAATCAGGTTTGATCTTTGTTTGACTGAAGAGCAATTGAAAGAAGCTCAGAAGTGGagtcagccatggcttgagtttGATATGATGAGGGAATATGATACTTCAACAATTGAAGCTGCAATATGGGATGAAATTGAAGCATCGAAAAAGTCTTGa